One genomic window of Indioceanicola profundi includes the following:
- a CDS encoding malonate--CoA ligase, whose translation MATAPASGNLYHLFESRFPQDRNARFLAICDGPRAGDSFTYGDVDTVSARFAHALVSLGVQPGDRVAVQVEKSPENLMLYLAAVRCGAVFLPLNTAYQRGEISYFLEDAEPRVFVCRPETEAEMKGLADAAGVPHVLTLGINGDGSLADMARDLPQSFDTVPRDTDDLAAILYTSGTTGRSKGAMTSHGNLSSNASTLHEYWRFQPGDVLLHALPIFHVHGLFVATNTTLMNGTEMLFLSKFDADRVVELLPKATVMMGVPTFYTRLLAHPKFNRDLVSHMRLFVSGSAPLLADTHREFSERTGHAILERYGMTEAGMITSNPYDGDRIPGTVGFPLPDVELRVTDEHGKVLGTDEIGVIEFRGPNLFKGYWKKPEKTAEEMRPDGFFITGDVGKVDGRGYVHIVGRAKDLIISGGFNVYPKEIETVIDGLDGVVESAVIGLPHPDFGEAVAAVVQKRPGRDDVTDQSIIAAVKAELANFKVPKRVWFVDELPRNQMGKVQKALLREQHKDTFKG comes from the coding sequence ATGGCCACCGCGCCCGCATCCGGCAATTTGTACCATCTGTTCGAGAGCCGCTTTCCGCAGGATCGGAACGCACGCTTCCTCGCCATCTGCGACGGGCCGCGGGCCGGCGACTCCTTCACCTATGGCGACGTGGATACGGTCTCCGCCCGCTTCGCCCATGCGCTGGTCTCGCTGGGCGTGCAGCCGGGCGACCGGGTCGCGGTGCAGGTGGAGAAAAGCCCCGAGAACCTGATGCTGTATCTGGCGGCGGTGCGCTGCGGGGCCGTGTTCCTGCCGCTGAACACCGCCTATCAGCGGGGCGAGATCAGCTATTTCCTGGAGGATGCGGAGCCGCGGGTCTTCGTCTGCCGGCCGGAGACGGAAGCGGAGATGAAGGGGCTGGCCGATGCGGCCGGCGTGCCGCATGTGCTGACCCTGGGCATCAATGGGGACGGCAGTCTGGCCGACATGGCCCGGGACCTGCCGCAGAGCTTCGACACCGTACCGCGGGATACCGACGATCTGGCCGCCATCCTCTACACCTCCGGCACCACCGGCCGGTCAAAGGGGGCGATGACCAGCCACGGCAATCTCTCCTCCAACGCCAGCACCCTGCACGAATACTGGCGCTTCCAGCCCGGCGACGTGCTGCTGCATGCTTTGCCGATCTTCCATGTGCACGGGCTGTTCGTGGCCACCAACACCACGCTGATGAACGGGACGGAGATGCTGTTCCTGTCCAAGTTCGATGCGGACAGGGTGGTGGAGCTGCTGCCCAAGGCGACGGTGATGATGGGCGTGCCCACCTTCTATACCCGCCTGCTGGCCCATCCGAAGTTCAACCGCGACCTCGTCTCCCACATGCGCCTGTTCGTCAGCGGCTCCGCCCCCTTGCTGGCCGACACGCACCGCGAATTCTCCGAGCGCACCGGCCATGCGATCCTGGAGCGCTACGGCATGACCGAGGCGGGCATGATCACCTCCAACCCCTATGACGGAGACCGCATCCCCGGCACGGTGGGCTTCCCGCTGCCGGATGTGGAACTGCGGGTGACGGATGAGCACGGCAAGGTGCTGGGCACGGACGAGATCGGGGTGATCGAGTTCCGCGGCCCCAACCTGTTCAAGGGCTACTGGAAGAAGCCGGAAAAGACGGCGGAGGAGATGCGGCCCGACGGCTTCTTCATCACCGGCGACGTCGGCAAGGTGGATGGGCGCGGCTATGTCCACATCGTGGGCCGGGCCAAGGACCTGATCATCTCCGGCGGATTCAACGTCTATCCCAAGGAGATCGAAACGGTGATCGACGGGCTGGACGGCGTGGTGGAGAGCGCCGTGATCGGCCTGCCGCACCCGGATTTCGGCGAGGCGGTGGCGGCCGTGGTGCAGAAGCGTCCGGGCCGGGACGATGTCACCGATCAGTCCATCATCGCCGCAGTAAAGGCCGAACTCGCCAACTTCAAGGTGCCGAAGCGCGTCTGGTTCGTGGATGAGCTGCCGCGCAACCAGATGGGCAAGGTCCAGAAGGCCCTGCTGCGGGAGCAGCACAAGGACACCTTCAAGGGCTGA
- a CDS encoding HupE/UreJ family protein, whose protein sequence is MLPARSLILALPACLAAEPALAAGFSGTAFGGGFAVPLFVLLHLLGLVALGLWAAEQGGTEAGRIPVAGLAAAAIFALLYQVGVRIPYTMLVLEGSLLVLGGLVLVGTALPLVIGIVVAVIVGAAQGIHLGATGTNASALFWLGLAAGALLALAAGVGLSAMLRELGSRMAARATGGALALVGALMLLNVI, encoded by the coding sequence ATGCTGCCCGCCCGATCCCTGATCCTTGCTCTGCCCGCCTGCCTTGCCGCGGAACCGGCGTTGGCTGCCGGTTTTTCGGGCACCGCATTCGGGGGCGGTTTCGCCGTGCCGCTGTTCGTGCTGCTGCATCTGCTGGGTCTGGTGGCGCTGGGGCTCTGGGCGGCGGAGCAGGGCGGGACGGAAGCCGGACGTATTCCGGTCGCGGGTCTGGCGGCAGCCGCCATCTTCGCCCTGCTGTATCAGGTCGGCGTCCGCATTCCCTACACCATGCTGGTGCTGGAAGGATCGCTGTTGGTGCTGGGCGGGTTGGTGCTGGTGGGCACGGCCTTGCCGCTGGTCATCGGAATCGTCGTGGCCGTGATCGTCGGGGCCGCCCAGGGCATCCATCTGGGCGCCACCGGCACCAACGCCTCCGCCCTGTTCTGGCTGGGTCTGGCGGCGGGCGCATTGCTGGCACTGGCGGCCGGCGTCGGGCTGTCCGCCATGCTGCGCGAATTGGGGTCGCGCATGGCGGCGCGCGCCACGGGCGGCGCATTGGCGCTGGTGGGCGCCCTGATGCTGTTGAATGTGATCTGA
- a CDS encoding TAXI family TRAP transporter solute-binding subunit — MSDRAGTELRTSATRIDRRNLLRGGVAAGLAALAGAGPFGSGDALAQDIRFFQIGTGTTGGTYFLIGGLLANAISNPPGSRPCDRGGSCGVPGLIVVAQSTSGAVENVMAMRDRRLESGMVQADIAYAAYLGRGPFSDAPAFDTLRSIANLYTETIHLVVRAESGIRTVADLKGKAVAMGEKGSGTLVSARALLNAYKLSEKRVKPVYLSPGTAGDRLADGEIDAFFIIGGYPLPAVADLAQRLPIRLIPFDDEHAAELEKRLPLFTETQIEEGAYRGVPAVRTLGVGAQWAVRGDIDADLVYGITQALWNPTTAKILSNSHPRADSINLESALSGLAVPLHPGAERFYREAGLITETAEVVPAVELNRPAPPAAGSSPAPAPARKPGQ, encoded by the coding sequence ATGAGCGATCGGGCGGGAACCGAGCTGCGGACCAGCGCAACCCGGATCGACCGCCGCAACCTGCTGCGCGGAGGCGTCGCCGCCGGTCTGGCAGCACTTGCGGGAGCCGGGCCGTTCGGGTCTGGCGATGCCCTGGCCCAGGACATACGCTTTTTCCAGATCGGCACCGGAACCACCGGCGGCACCTATTTCCTGATCGGCGGGCTGCTGGCCAATGCCATTTCCAACCCGCCGGGATCGCGCCCCTGCGACCGGGGCGGAAGCTGCGGCGTGCCGGGGCTGATCGTGGTGGCCCAGTCCACCTCCGGCGCGGTTGAGAATGTGATGGCGATGCGGGACCGCCGGCTGGAGTCCGGGATGGTGCAGGCCGACATCGCCTATGCCGCCTATCTCGGCCGCGGGCCGTTCAGCGATGCGCCGGCCTTCGACACGCTGCGCTCCATCGCAAACCTCTATACCGAGACCATCCACCTCGTCGTCCGCGCCGAGAGCGGCATCCGGACCGTGGCCGACCTGAAGGGCAAGGCCGTTGCGATGGGGGAGAAGGGGTCCGGCACGCTGGTCAGCGCGCGGGCCCTGCTGAACGCCTACAAGCTGTCGGAAAAGCGGGTGAAGCCGGTCTATCTCAGCCCCGGCACCGCCGGCGACCGGCTCGCGGACGGGGAGATCGACGCCTTTTTCATCATCGGCGGATACCCCCTGCCCGCCGTGGCCGACCTGGCCCAGCGCCTGCCCATCCGCCTGATCCCCTTCGACGACGAGCATGCGGCCGAACTGGAGAAGCGCCTGCCCCTGTTCACCGAGACGCAGATCGAGGAAGGGGCCTATCGCGGCGTGCCGGCCGTCCGCACCCTGGGCGTGGGCGCGCAGTGGGCCGTCAGGGGCGACATCGATGCCGATCTGGTCTACGGCATCACCCAGGCCCTGTGGAATCCCACCACAGCCAAGATCCTGTCCAACTCCCACCCCCGCGCGGATTCCATCAATCTGGAAAGCGCGCTGTCCGGCCTTGCCGTGCCGCTGCATCCCGGGGCGGAGCGCTTCTACCGCGAGGCCGGCCTGATCACCGAAACGGCGGAGGTGGTGCCGGCCGTTGAGCTGAACCGCCCCGCCCCGCCCGCGGCGGGTTCATCACCGGCGCCCGCCCCGGCGCGCAAGCCGGGGCAGTGA
- a CDS encoding glutathione S-transferase family protein: MAETVLVIGNKAYSSWSLRPWLALKLTGQPFREVVIPIRTPETKARILEHSPAGKVPVLKQDGLTVWDSLAICEYLAERHPQAGLWPAEEGARALARSVAAEMHSGFQDLRSNLFMDLKQRRDHPDRVEKAAGDIRRIQELWADCRSRYGAGGPFLFGTFGIADCFYAPVCTRFVTWGVELSAGAQAYVDAVLAHPFMREWTESALAEEWVIDFGI; this comes from the coding sequence ATGGCCGAAACCGTCCTCGTCATCGGGAACAAGGCCTATTCAAGCTGGTCGCTGCGCCCCTGGCTGGCGCTGAAGCTGACCGGGCAGCCGTTCCGGGAGGTGGTGATCCCGATCCGCACGCCGGAGACAAAGGCCCGCATCCTGGAGCACAGCCCCGCCGGCAAGGTGCCGGTCCTGAAGCAGGACGGGCTGACGGTCTGGGACAGCCTGGCCATCTGCGAGTATCTGGCGGAGCGGCATCCCCAGGCCGGGCTCTGGCCGGCGGAGGAGGGGGCCCGCGCCCTGGCCCGCTCGGTGGCGGCGGAGATGCATTCCGGTTTCCAGGACCTCCGCTCCAACCTGTTCATGGATCTGAAGCAGCGGCGCGACCATCCCGACCGGGTGGAAAAGGCCGCCGGCGACATCCGCCGCATCCAGGAACTCTGGGCCGACTGCCGCAGCCGGTACGGAGCCGGCGGGCCGTTCCTGTTCGGAACCTTCGGCATCGCGGACTGCTTCTACGCCCCGGTCTGCACCCGATTCGTCACCTGGGGCGTGGAGCTGAGCGCCGGGGCGCAGGCCTATGTGGACGCGGTGCTGGCCCATCCCTTCATGCGGGAATGGACCGAGTCCGCGCTGGCCGAGGAATGGGTGATCGACTTCGGAATCTAA